In Montipora capricornis isolate CH-2021 chromosome 4, ASM3666992v2, whole genome shotgun sequence, a single genomic region encodes these proteins:
- the LOC138044946 gene encoding tetratricopeptide repeat protein 28-like, translated as MAKEVGDRAGEGSTYGNLGNGYLRLGNFKQAIEYFEKHVSIAKGVGDRAEEGSAYGNLGNGYLGLGNFKQAIEYYEKCRSIAKEVGNRAREALAYGCLGNAYRNLGNFKQAIEFYVKHLSFAKKGGDRAGEGKTYGNLGHAYLSLGNFKQSIEYYEKCLSIAKEVGDRALEGLAYGCLGSAYRNLGNFKQAIEYHVKNLSIATEVGDKDGEGSAYGNLGNDYHILGNFKQAIEFHEKRLSIAKEVGDRAGEGSAYANMGIVYHSLGNFRQAIEFHEKHLSIEKEVGYTDGEGSAYGNLGNVYLSLGNFKQAINFHEKRLSIAEEIEDKAGEGSTYGNLGNAYHSLGNFKQSIEYHQKLLSIAKEVGDRAGEGSAYGNLGNAYLSLGNFKKAIEYYEKHLSIAKEVGDRDGEGSAYGNLGIAYCNLGKFKEAIEYHVKHLSIAKEVGDRLGEGSAYANLGTVYHSLGNFRQAIEFHEKHLNIAKEVGNRDGEGSAYGSLGNAYRSLGKFKEAIEYHVKHLSIAKEVGNRTGERSAYGSMGNAYHSLGNFKQAIEFYEKDLSIAKEVRDRAGEGSTYGNLGNTYRSLGNFKQAIEYHEKYLSIAKEVGDRAGEGRAYGNLGNAYFNLGKFKQAIEYNEKHLRIAQEVGDMAGVGSGYGNLGNAYLSLGNFKQAIKYYEKCLSIAKEVGDMAVEGIAYGNLGNAYRNLGNFKQAIQYSEKHLRIAKEVGDRVGEGTTYGILGNAYRKLGYFKEAMEYHEHSLCIFKEIGDCLGEGIAWYSKGLDHEFSGSLSNALSCFRLSIKHFDELRHSLKSEDEWKVSFRHLYRVSYTALWRTLLKNGEIEEALYAAEKGRAQALMDILKGQYGIDSQSFSVVALNETLTAGLEFLPSQAVFMALDDDKITFWVLRKDRKISFRQKQIANGSADLLMKTVLKGIGVRDGVRCENRSLDSLRSDLSCSEKAISEKSVLPSSYSVNSLQPLYDVLLGPIADLLQGNELIVVPDGPFCLAPYSALSESIRIRTVPSLTAFNVIVGAPEDFHSKTGALLVGDPWLKEVTNKKGEPILKQLPCAKQEVEMIGHFLQTTPLTGKNATKSEVLKCMKSVALVHIAAHGCQKTGEIALAPNTERKSPIPTEEDFILKMSDVQRISLRARLVVLSCCHSGRGEVNSEGVVGIARAFLCAGARSVLVSLWAIDDEVTLLFMRSFYQHLVDGKSASAALQQSIKSVRELNQYCAIRYWAPFVLVGDDVTMEFPKKW; from the exons AtggctaaagaagtaggggatagggctggggagggatcaacctatggaaatctgggaaatggcTATCTTAggctaggtaattttaaacaagccattgagtactttgaaaaacatgttagtattgcaaaaggagtaggggatagggctgaggagggatcagcctatggaaatctgggaaatggcTATCTtggtctaggtaattttaaacaagccatcgAGTACTATGAAAAATGTcgtagtattgcaaaagaagtagggaatagggctCGGGAGGCATTAGCCTATGGAtgtctgggaaatgcctatcgcaatctaggtaattttaaacaagccattgagttcTACGTAAAACATCTTAGTTTTGCTAAAAAAggaggggatagggctggggagggaaaaacctatggaaatctaggacatgcctatcttagtctaggtaattttaaacaatccaTTGAGTACTATGAAaaatgtcttagtattgcaaaagaagtaggggatagggccctGGAGGGATTAGCCTATGGATGTCTGGGAAgtgcctatcgcaatctaggtaattttaagcAGGCCATTGAGTACCACGTAAaaaatcttagtattgctacagaagtaggggataaggatggggagggatcagcctatggaaatctgggaaatgacTATCACattctaggtaattttaaacaagccatagagTTTCACGAaaaacgtcttagtattgcaaaagaagtaggggatagggctggggagggatcagcatATGCAAATATGGGAATTGTCTATcatagtctaggtaattttagaCAAGCCATAGAGTTtcacgaaaaacatcttagtattgaaAAAGAAGTAGGGTATACggatggggagggatcagcATATGGCAATCTGGGAAATgtctatcttagtctaggtaattttaaacaagccataaacTTTCACGAaaaacgtcttagtattgcagaAGAAATAGAGGATaaggctggggagggatcaacaTATGGAAATCTAGGAAATGCCTATcatagtctaggtaattttaaacaatccaTTGAGTACCACCAAAAActtcttagtattgcaaaagaagtaggggatagggctggagagggatcagcctatggaaatctgggaaatgcctatctcaGTTTAGGTAATTTTAAAAAGGCCATTGAATACTACGagaaacatcttagtattgctaaagaagtaggggatagggatggggagggatcagcctatggaaatctgggaattgcctatTGCAATCTAGGTAAATTTAAAGaagccattgagtaccacgtaaagcatcttagtattgcaaaagaagtaggggataggctTGGGGAGGGATCAGCATATGCAAATCTGGGAACTGTCTATcatagtctaggtaattttagaCAAGCCATAGAGTTTCACGAAAAACATCTtaatattgcaaaagaagtagggaatagggatggggagggatcagcctatggaagtctgggaaatgcctatcgtAGTCTAG gtaaaTTTAAAGAAGCCATCGAGTACCACGTAaagcatcttagtattgctaaagaggTAGGGAATAGGACTGGGGAGAGATCAGCCTATGGAAGTATGGGAAATGCCTATcatagtctaggtaattttaaacaagccattgagttcTACGAAAAAGACCTTAGCATTGCTAAAGAAGTaagggatagggctggggagggatcaacctatggaaatctgggaaatacCTATcgtagtctaggtaattttaaacaagccattgagtaccacgaaaaatatcttagtattgctaaagaagtaggggatagggctggggagggaagagcctatggaaatctgggaaatgcctattttaatctaggtaaatttaaacaagccattgagtacaaCGAAAAACATCTTCGTATTGCACAAGAAGTAGGGGATATGGCTGGGGTGGGGTCAggctatggaaatctgggaaatgcctatcttagtctaggtaattttaaacaagcaattAAGTACTATGAAAaatgtcttagtattgctaaagaagtaggggatatgGCTGTGGAGGGAatagcctatggaaatctgggaaatgcgtatcgcaatctaggtaattttaaacaagccattcaGTACTCGGAAAAACATCTTAggattgctaaagaagtaggggatagggttGGAGAGGGAACAACCTATGGAattctgggaaatgcctatagGAAACTAGGttattttaaggaagccatggaGTACCATGAACACAGTCTTTGtattttcaaggaaattggAGACTGTCTAGGAGAGGGAATTGCGTGGTATTCGAAAGGTCTTGATCATGAATTTTCAGGTTCCTTGAGTAATGCACtcagttgttttcgtttaagtataaaacattttgatgaattaAGGCATAGTCTAAAGTCAGAAGATGAATGGAAAGTAAGTTTTCGTCATTTATATCGCGTGTCATACACTGCTCTGTGGAGAACACTTTTAAAGAATGGAGAGATTGAagaagctttgtatgctgctgagaaAGGTCGAGCACAGGCTTTGATGGATATTTTGAAAGGTCAATACGGCATCGACTCTCAGTCATTTTCTGTAGTTGCTCTGAATGAAACTCTTACAGCTGGATTAGAGTTTTTGCCTTCACAAGCCGTTTTTATGGCACTTGACGATGACAAGATCACGTTTTGGGTGCTAAGAAAAGACAGAAAGATCAGTTTTCGCCAAAAGCAAATTGCGAATGGAAGTGCTGActtgttgatgaaaactgttttaaaagggATCGGCGTAAGGGATGGTGTCAGATGCGAGAATCGTTCTTTGGATTCACTACGCAGTGATCTGTCTTGCAGCGAAAAAGCTATCAGTGAGAAATCAGTTCTACCATCTTCATACTCTGTCAACTCTTTACAACCGTTGTATGATGTCTTACTCGGGCCAATTGCAGACTTGCTCCAAGGAAATGAGTTAATCGTTGTTcccgatggaccattttgcttggctccatATTCTGCATTGAGTGAATCTATCAGGATCCGCACCGTTCCCTCGTTGACCGCTTTTAATGTGATCGTTGGTGCACCTGAAGACTTCCACAGTAAGACAGGGGCACTGCTTGTAGGTGATCCGTGGTTGAAGGAAGTTactaacaagaaaggagagccCATTTTGAAACAACTTCCGTGCGCAAAACAAGAAGTAGAGATGATTGGACACTTTCTGCAGACAACACCGCTGACTGGAAAAAATGCCACGAAATCTGAGGTGCTGAAATGTATGAAGTCAGTTGCGTTAGTTCACATTGCAGCACATGGATGCCAAAAAACGGGAGAAATTGCTTTAGCCCCAAATACCGAACGGAAATCGCCAATCCCCACAGAGGAagacttcattttgaaaatgtcggaTGTTCAGAGAATTTCTCTTCGAGCAAGACTAGTTGTGCTGAGCTGTTGTCACAGTGGCCGGGGAGAAGTGAACTCTGAGGGAGTGGTGGGAATTgcaagggctttcctgtgtgctggagctcggtctgttttggtgtcactctgggcaattgatgaCGAGGTAACGTTGCTGTTCATGAGAAGCTTCTACCAGCACCTGGTAGATGGAAAAAGCGCAAGTGCAGCTCTCCAACAATCGATAAAATCTGTGCGAGAGTTAAATCAGTATTGCGCTATAAggtactgggcgccatttgtgctggttggcgatgatgtcacgatggaatttccaaaaaaatggtaA